In one window of Qipengyuania profundimaris DNA:
- a CDS encoding DUF305 domain-containing protein — MAKENGKHEGNYKRFMAMVGTSTAIMFGLMYLNTYQLDQVMWSETRFWMTFVMGAVMAVVMLAFMWGMYRNRAKNWIIIGVSVLTFAVALWLVRSQQTIDDSEYMSAMIPHHSIAILTSERAHIEDKRVQELANSIIKAQRKEIAEMKWLLDDIAANGTATTDAEAAARPMPEMEGFLNPDGGATP; from the coding sequence ATGGCAAAAGAAAACGGGAAGCACGAAGGCAATTACAAGCGGTTCATGGCGATGGTGGGGACCTCCACCGCCATCATGTTCGGCCTGATGTATCTCAACACCTACCAGCTCGACCAAGTCATGTGGAGCGAGACGCGGTTCTGGATGACCTTCGTGATGGGCGCGGTGATGGCCGTGGTCATGCTCGCTTTCATGTGGGGCATGTACAGGAACAGGGCGAAGAACTGGATCATCATCGGTGTGTCGGTGCTCACCTTCGCCGTGGCGTTGTGGCTGGTCCGCAGCCAGCAGACGATCGACGATAGCGAATATATGTCGGCGATGATCCCGCACCACTCGATCGCCATCCTCACCAGCGAACGCGCGCATATCGAGGACAAGCGGGTGCAGGAACTCGCCAATTCGATCATCAAGGCGCAGCGCAAGGAAATCGCGGAGATGAAGTGGCTGCTCGATGATATCGCGGCCAACGGCACGGCGACGACCGATGCCGAAGCCGCCGCGCGGCCGATGCCGGAAATGGAAGGCTTCCTCAATCCCGACGGCGGCGCCACGCCCTGA
- a CDS encoding crotonase/enoyl-CoA hydratase family protein, whose product MSYTQIKLDIADGIATVTLHRPEKMNAFTRTMMDEFIDALDTTDADDSVRAVIVTGHGDRAFCAGADLTPEGGGHVFSDPNPVEDLSDERVRDGGGRLTLRLFQSKKPLIGACNGVAVGVGVTMQLPFDIRLCSDNARFGFVFARRGIVPEAASSWFLPRLVGMQTALEWCMTGRLIDAGEALERGLVRSVHPQGDLMDAAVGIAREIADNTSAVSVAMTRAMLWHNGAGGHPMDAHRVDSRAIYRLSRSNDAKEGIASFLEKRAPEYPDRVSSDMPDFYPWWDEPEYK is encoded by the coding sequence ATGTCCTACACGCAGATCAAGCTCGATATCGCCGATGGCATCGCCACCGTCACGCTCCACCGTCCGGAGAAGATGAACGCCTTCACCCGCACGATGATGGACGAGTTCATCGATGCGCTCGACACGACCGATGCAGACGACAGCGTGCGGGCGGTGATCGTGACGGGGCATGGCGATCGCGCCTTTTGCGCTGGCGCGGACCTGACGCCGGAGGGCGGGGGGCACGTGTTCTCCGATCCGAACCCGGTGGAGGACCTCTCCGACGAGCGCGTGCGCGACGGGGGTGGGCGGCTGACGCTGCGGCTGTTCCAGTCGAAGAAACCGCTGATCGGCGCCTGCAACGGCGTTGCGGTGGGCGTGGGCGTGACGATGCAGCTGCCGTTCGACATTCGCCTGTGCAGCGACAACGCGCGCTTCGGCTTCGTCTTCGCGCGGCGCGGGATCGTGCCGGAAGCAGCCAGCAGCTGGTTCCTGCCGCGGCTGGTCGGCATGCAGACCGCGCTGGAATGGTGCATGACCGGCCGCCTGATCGACGCTGGCGAGGCGCTGGAGCGCGGGCTGGTGCGCTCGGTCCATCCGCAGGGCGACCTGATGGACGCAGCCGTCGGCATCGCGCGGGAGATCGCGGACAACACCTCTGCCGTATCGGTCGCGATGACACGTGCGATGCTGTGGCACAATGGCGCGGGTGGTCACCCGATGGACGCGCACCGGGTGGACAGCCGCGCGATCTATCGCCTCAGCCGCAGCAACGATGCGAAGGAAGGCATCGCCAGTTTCCTCGAGAAACGCGCGCCTGAGTATCCCGATCGGGTGAGCAGCGACATGCCGGACTTCTACCCGTGGTGGGACGAACCGGAATACAAGTAG
- a CDS encoding MarR family winged helix-turn-helix transcriptional regulator, producing MPKHQLAPRLADFLPYQLSIASNAVSTRIAEQYRKRFALKTTEWRIMAVLGDGGALTQRDLSQLTLMDKVPVNRACKRLEDRGLVQRSPNAKDGRSHMLELTAEGRAVHAGIMPLARKIEEELFDVLSPDEREALRDMLARVRDNAGDFDAESLAD from the coding sequence ATGCCGAAGCATCAACTCGCCCCGCGCCTCGCCGACTTTCTGCCCTACCAGCTCTCGATCGCCTCGAATGCGGTCTCGACCCGGATTGCGGAGCAGTATCGCAAGCGGTTCGCGCTCAAGACGACCGAGTGGCGCATCATGGCGGTGCTGGGCGATGGCGGCGCGCTGACGCAGCGGGATCTCTCGCAGCTCACGCTGATGGACAAGGTGCCGGTCAACCGGGCTTGCAAGAGGCTGGAGGACCGCGGTCTCGTGCAGCGCTCGCCCAATGCGAAGGACGGCCGCTCGCACATGCTCGAACTGACGGCGGAGGGCAGGGCGGTGCACGCCGGGATCATGCCGCTGGCGCGCAAGATCGAGGAAGAGTTGTTCGACGTGCTGAGCCCCGACGAGCGCGAGGCGCTGCGCGACATGCTCGCCCGCGTGCGCGACAATGCGGGGGACTTCGACGCGGAAAGCCTGGCCGACTGA
- a CDS encoding metal-sensitive transcriptional regulator — MSDTQAIGNRLKRIEGQVRGVQQMVAEDRYCIDILHQIQAIKSALARAEDEILRNHAAHCVAGAIASGDEDEQRQKFSELVDLFARTKR; from the coding sequence ATGAGTGACACACAAGCGATCGGCAACCGGCTGAAACGGATCGAGGGGCAAGTGCGCGGCGTGCAGCAGATGGTTGCTGAAGACCGCTATTGCATCGACATCCTGCATCAAATCCAAGCGATCAAATCGGCCTTGGCACGGGCGGAGGACGAGATCCTGCGCAATCACGCGGCGCATTGCGTCGCCGGAGCGATCGCCTCGGGCGATGAGGACGAGCAGCGGCAGAAGTTCTCCGAACTGGTCGATCTGTTCGCAAGAACCAAACGCTGA
- a CDS encoding copper resistance system multicopper oxidase: MTELHTNRRKFMLGSTGLLASGLAVPAWARGESLSHARQGFGEVSGERIALSVDRHHFGVGGRKGHAIAVNGTVPGPLVRLREGQNIRIDVTNNLAEDTSIHWHGLLLPFQFDGVPGVSFPGIKPGETFTYEFPIRQSGTYWWHSHSGLQEQEGHYGPLVIESAEPDPRYDRDYVVLLSEFSPRHPHEIARMLKVGEHYFNYQMQTASEGDMPLDERLMWGGMRMNPRDISDVTGATYTFLVNGHGPMDGLEYLFAPGERVRLRIINGSAMTFFNIRIPGVPMTVIAADGMDVAPVEVDEFQIGVAETYDVIVTPPAGSHALVAEAMDRSGMGLASLTSHKGHRATPPPLREPVTLTMADMGMGSTDGAHGGALNHDAPGGSHGGMDHSGMDHGGGDASPAMDHGSMDHSMRDTSNLPPDVKVGPGNDMVAPMPMDRMDFPGLGLDKVDHRVLRYTDLKAARPNPHRMPTRQLTIHLTGNMERYMWSFDGEKFSAVTDDPIRFAYDERVRVKLVNDTMMAHPIHLHGHFFELVNGAGMMDQPLKHTVVVQPGSTATFDVTANEPGDWAFHCHLLYHMHAGMMQTVTVRPFPAPEDEA; this comes from the coding sequence GTGACCGAATTGCATACAAACCGCCGCAAATTCATGCTCGGCTCGACCGGCCTTCTGGCAAGCGGCCTTGCCGTGCCCGCATGGGCGAGAGGCGAGAGCCTGTCCCACGCGCGGCAGGGGTTCGGCGAGGTTTCGGGCGAGCGTATCGCGCTGTCGGTAGATCGTCACCATTTCGGCGTCGGCGGGCGCAAGGGCCATGCCATCGCGGTCAATGGGACCGTGCCCGGCCCGCTAGTCCGCCTGCGCGAAGGGCAGAATATCCGCATCGACGTGACCAACAACCTCGCCGAAGACACCTCGATCCACTGGCACGGGCTGCTGCTGCCGTTCCAGTTCGACGGGGTGCCGGGGGTGAGCTTCCCCGGCATCAAGCCCGGCGAGACCTTCACATACGAATTCCCCATCCGGCAGAGCGGCACCTATTGGTGGCACAGCCATTCGGGCCTGCAGGAACAGGAAGGCCACTACGGCCCCCTCGTGATCGAGAGCGCCGAGCCCGATCCGCGCTACGACCGCGATTATGTCGTGCTGCTGAGCGAGTTCAGCCCGCGCCACCCGCATGAGATCGCGCGCATGCTCAAGGTCGGCGAGCACTATTTCAACTACCAGATGCAGACCGCCAGCGAAGGCGACATGCCGCTGGACGAGCGGCTGATGTGGGGCGGGATGCGGATGAACCCGCGCGACATTTCGGACGTGACGGGCGCGACCTACACCTTCCTAGTCAACGGGCACGGGCCGATGGACGGGCTGGAGTATCTGTTCGCGCCGGGCGAGCGGGTGCGGCTGCGGATCATCAACGGCTCCGCCATGACCTTCTTCAACATTCGCATTCCCGGCGTGCCGATGACGGTGATCGCCGCCGACGGCATGGATGTGGCGCCGGTCGAGGTGGACGAATTCCAGATCGGCGTGGCGGAGACTTACGACGTGATCGTCACGCCACCTGCCGGCAGCCACGCGCTTGTCGCCGAAGCGATGGATCGCAGCGGCATGGGGCTGGCGTCGCTCACCTCGCACAAGGGCCACCGCGCCACGCCGCCGCCGCTGCGCGAGCCGGTCACGCTGACCATGGCCGACATGGGCATGGGTTCGACGGATGGCGCACACGGCGGTGCGTTGAACCACGATGCGCCCGGCGGTAGTCATGGCGGGATGGACCACTCGGGAATGGACCATGGCGGCGGCGACGCGAGCCCCGCGATGGATCACGGATCGATGGACCATTCGATGCGCGATACCTCCAATTTGCCGCCCGATGTCAAGGTCGGCCCCGGGAACGACATGGTTGCGCCGATGCCGATGGACCGGATGGACTTCCCCGGCCTCGGCCTCGACAAAGTCGATCACCGTGTGCTGCGCTACACCGATTTGAAGGCCGCGCGGCCGAACCCGCATCGCATGCCGACCCGCCAGCTGACCATCCACCTGACCGGCAATATGGAACGCTACATGTGGAGCTTCGACGGCGAGAAGTTCTCCGCCGTCACCGACGATCCGATCCGCTTCGCCTATGACGAGCGCGTACGTGTGAAGCTGGTCAACGACACGATGATGGCGCACCCGATCCACTTGCACGGCCATTTCTTCGAACTGGTCAATGGCGCGGGGATGATGGACCAGCCGCTGAAGCACACGGTGGTGGTCCAGCCGGGCAGCACCGCCACCTTCGACGTTACCGCGAACGAGCCGGGCGACTGGGCCTTCCACTGCCACCTGCTCTATCACATGCATGCCGGCATGATGCAGACCGTGACCGTGCGCCCCTTCCCTGCACCGGAGGACGAAGCATGA